The segment ACAAAAAGAGTTAGCAGATAAATTAGAAGCACTTTCTGGTTGTAAAGATTACGAATTATTTTTATGTAATTCTGGTGCAGAAGCAAATGAAAATGCATTAAAACTAGCTTCTTTTAAAACTGGAAAATCTAGAGTAATTGCTTTTAAAAATGGTTTTCACGGTCGTACTTCTGCTGCTGTTGCTGCAACGGATAATAAAAATATAATTGCACCAATTAACGCGCAACAAAAAGTAACTATTTTAAATTTAAACGATATTGAAGGCGTAAAAAGAGAACTTAAAAAAGGAGATGTTTGTGCTGTTATTCTTGAATTTATTCAGGGTGTTGGAGGTTTAGATGAAGCAACTAAAGAATTCTTTGAAGAAGTTGATGTGTTGTGTAAAGCAAATAATACTTTTTTTATTGCCGATGAAGTGCAGTCTGGTTATGGAAGATCTGGAAAGTTTTTTGCTTTTCAACATTATAATGTAACGCCAGATATTATTTCTATTGCAAAAGGAATGGGAAATGGCTTTCCTATTGGAGGAATTTTAATTCATCCCTCTATTGAAGCTAAATTTGGACTGTTAGGAACCACTTTTGGTGGAAATCACTTGGCTTGTGCTGCGGGTTTATCGGTTTTAAATGCAATTGAGGAACAAAACTTGATAGACAATGTGAATGAAACCTCTGCATACTTTATAAAAATTGCAAAAACAATTCCTCAAATTAAAAATATTAAAGGAAGAGGATTAATGCTAGGTCTAGAGTTCGACTTTGAAGTAGGAGATTTACGTAAAAAATTAATTTATGAGTATCATATTTTTACTGGAGGAGCAGCAAACAAAAATTTATTAAGAATCTTACCTCCTTTAACTGTAAAAAAAGAACATATCAATCAGTTTTTTGAAGCTTTAATTAAAGCTTTAGATAAATAAAAAAGACAATAAAATATATGAATACATTATTATCCATAAAAACAAGAAACAATGTTTTACTAACAATGGCGCAACTTCTTGAGAAAGAAAGAGCCGCAATTATTAGCATCAACAAAAAGGATTTAGAAGCGTATAAAGGAGATGATATTTCGATGTTTGATCGTTTAAAAGTTGATAATTCTAAGGTTGATGAAATGATTGCTGCTGCTAAACATTTGGCTTCACAAGAAGATCCTGTTGGTGTAGAACGCTTTCGTTTTAAACATGATAATGGAATGCAAGTTTATAATAAAACAGCCTCTTTTGGTACGATTTTAATCATTTATGAATCTAGACCAGATGTTACTGTTGAAGCTGCAGGAATTACTTTTAAATCTGGAAATAAGATTTTATTAAAAGGGGGTAAAGAGTCCTTAAATTCCAACTTAAAAATTGTTGAATTATGGCACAAAGCTTTACTACAAAATAATGCTTCT is part of the Polaribacter sp. SA4-10 genome and harbors:
- a CDS encoding aspartate aminotransferase family protein translates to MPLFNVYPLYDVTPVSAKGVFVYDENNTEYLDLYGGHAVISIGHGHPKYVEAITSQVAKLGFYSNAIQNPLQKELADKLEALSGCKDYELFLCNSGAEANENALKLASFKTGKSRVIAFKNGFHGRTSAAVAATDNKNIIAPINAQQKVTILNLNDIEGVKRELKKGDVCAVILEFIQGVGGLDEATKEFFEEVDVLCKANNTFFIADEVQSGYGRSGKFFAFQHYNVTPDIISIAKGMGNGFPIGGILIHPSIEAKFGLLGTTFGGNHLACAAGLSVLNAIEEQNLIDNVNETSAYFIKIAKTIPQIKNIKGRGLMLGLEFDFEVGDLRKKLIYEYHIFTGGAANKNLLRILPPLTVKKEHINQFFEALIKALDK